In the genome of Toxoplasma gondii ME49 chromosome Ia, whole genome shotgun sequence, the window AGAAGCTgggaagaaaaaggggaTCTCGCCGCAAACGCGCGTTTTGTGTGCGGAGGACAGCGCGTTCATCGTGTCTTGACGGAGAGCGCGTGCCTTCTTTCGCCGAGTGTCTCCGACAGTTTCCAGTTCAAAAACGCACCGTTTCAAGAGGATAAAACACCCTATTGGCTCCAGCGTGTCACAAtcaagcgaaaaagaagacggaatGAGTGTGGAAAGCACTGGCCATCGTTATTGACACGTCTCCAAAAAGTCTCCCCGCCTTTCCCGGTTCGGGCTAGGGGTCCCAGAGCTAGGGGAACGATCCTGTTGTCTCGGCCCCCCTGGCTCCTCGTCACTGAGGAACGTCTGAGAAAGAGGATAAGTTTCTCTCCCCTACTCCAGTGATGCTTTTACATCTCTTCTGTGCTAGActtctgctgctccttcCTCGATCCTTTGCTTCCATGCCAGAACCCAGGGAAAGACCTCAACTCGGGTTTCGCATCGAAGTCATATGAACAAACGAGCACGAGGCCGCTACACCAGACTAGGGTTGATCCGAGATATTTCCACAGAAAAATACTCGTAAGTTGGTCTTTGTGGAGATGAATTAACGGAAAAGCTCACCTTGTGATGAGCACTGCAGTCCGTCAATTTGTCAGGTACCACAAGCTCGGGCGCTTCTTGAGACAGCTGCAAGCGAGGATACCTAAACCACGGACCTTCGTCCACCGCCGTCGTTTGCTGACACCGTGGCGAGTCACAGGTTCTGAGAACATGCAGAAATCTGCGATATCTCGCTCAATTTACATGCAAGTTTGAAACAGCGTCTCACAGAATTATCGTTCCCGAGCAAGTGGGAAGAACTGAGGAACGAATCCATGTCACCAGGCGCTAGAATCACACGCACGAACCTGCTTGTCTCGACGACGGCAGATTCCGGTGGCTACGTGGTGTAGCACAAAACTGTCTGAACTAAGAGATTGGTTAGTCACGAGCGAACCAATACGGTTTCCATCTTGCCCCAAGAGCAGAGGCAAACACCGGTTTTTCCGTGTTAGCGTGTGTGTACTTCCTGAGGTGGACCATAACCAACGTACATTGATATCTATGTTGTGTTACGGAAGCCCTGGACATACACTCATTGTTGGAACTGGACACTCAGATGCATCGGATTTCACACAAAAACAAGTGGCCCAGCTTATCTGTGCTGCTACAGTGCCGCTGTGTAATGAAATACGTTTGCGTCAACTTGTAAGGCAAAACAAGTCAAGCGTTGGACAAACGAGGATCCTCAGTGCAGATGTTGGTGGAGGGTGGGAGAGTAGTGGGGGGATGCTGTATGTGAGGTGCTCATGTATTCGGGAAAGCGTGCTTagaagaagcaggcaaaTGCTACTATTCAACCCGCTCCTTTGCTTTACCCTGGGGGAATCCTCATTTCCAGATGGAGGCCGTAGCAGCGAGGCTATGCCTACAACACCTGTGTGCCTCGAAACATATCGCTCGCTGACGTGGCATTTTGATGCCGGTTGGTGTAGTCAGAGCGAACCTGTAGGTTGAGTACCAGTTgtgctttctccttcgtaATGTTATTCTGTACAGAATGCTTAGAtttatctgtctctctaAATTAACGGTTCTCAATTTGGTGATGGTACCTTCAAAGTAACTGATATACATTTCGGTCATATTATTGTCAGTGTTGTCTTGCCATTTCTTTGATCAGGGCATGTGTAGCTCTGTAATTGCGTGCTTGACAGtaaagaacagaaaaactTTGAGCCCTCGCACACAGTGCGTAATACCTAGTTTATCTGTCAGTGGGAATGTGAAATGAGTGGATTGCGTAGTGCTTTCCTTGCACTATCAACGTAGACacggaggcgcgagagacaccagcAAAAACAACTCTTTCCACGAAGGCCGCTTAAAAGAAACGTTTCTATCAATCGTACACTGGATTCAGACGAAGCCAGCGCTGAAAGCACTACCACTCCGGTTTTGTGAGAATTGTACGCGGTCGAAGTCTATCTCAGAACCACACGTGATGTATGTTCTGGACTTTCTCCTATGACAACCTGGGTCTCGTCTGGATCTCACAGCTAAAGGAATATTCACTATCCTGGGCACTATTTAACGTCTCTGTTCGATATTTGAATTCTTCCGCTTCAGCCGAGACGGAATCTTGTAGCCCGCATACTGGCACGCTGCTTACGTTTGTCTACGAGTGCCGCGGGTGGACGGGGACGGGATTTCTCCCGgtttccttccctttctgtcTGAACTGGGACAAGAAATTGCGTACGCTCTGTTACAGGAGAGTGAAAAAATCCGGGGCTCGAAAACTTGAATAGAAAAACGCCGTGTTCCGAAGACGAACTCGAGGACGACACTCGTTTCTCAGGGAAGCCCGTTGAGTCGCCTTTACAGTCGAAATCGTGCGCCCACTCTTGATTCACAAATCGCGGAACAAGATACGCAATTTCCGCATGGGTACATTCGGTGTTAACCACATCAAAGAAATCCAAGGATCTGAGTATCTTTCTAGGCGTTGTTTTTACGCAGAAACAAGGTACTTTAAACGAAATTCCCAGTATTGTCGGCAGAGAAAGTCGTGACTGTTCGGGCGAACGGTGTGCTGAATGCCGCACAGATACTTCAAACAGGCAAGCTTGAGTAGGGAAGGGCAACTTTGTGGAGAAGCCGCGGACTTTTAAAAACGGCTTCTGGATACATTTTCTCAAAAAATCTTGGACTCAAAAGGGGAAACGCTTTTTTGCCGAGCTTCTCTAGAGCCTCCAGTGGCGCTGTGCAAGTTTCCAGCGGGTCAGAGCCCGTGTGTGCGCGTGGAGTTGTTCCGTATGTTTTCTGAAGGCTTCTTTTCCCCGACATAAAACTGTGAATCTCACTAGTCTTTGTCCACGATATTCTTTGGTTTGGATTTCGCATGAAGCAAATTGTTTCCCTTTTTCCGCTGCCGTCGGTCGTTCCTTCCACGACTTGATCCCGCGCGGTACTGGAGAGGACCCGCCATTTTCCCGTGCTGATCGAAAATGGCGAGGTTTTCAACCGCTGTCGTGTTTGCGGGGCGGTTGTGTGTCCAGATTCTGATTCATGGCTCCGAGACAGCTTCCTTTCGTGGTCAGATTCACGGCAAAACAGACACGCGTGTGCAACGAAACATTCTCGATATCTGTGTAGCGTACAACTAGTCTCAGTGGCCGATACCTCTTCTCTACAGCCCATGTTTTCTCAAACACGGGGCGTTATCCCTTTTTTCCCCTGTCACTCTCCTTCCATTGCCTTCTGTTGTTTCACCCGAACCCGGACTATCCTGCTGCTTTTGCAGGGAATCTTCCGCTACAGGAACCTCTTAACACAGACCATCAGAAAACCTAGACTCGACCATGGGTACGTCATTGCACAGATGCAAGGTCGACTCCGGTCAGTTTGCTACGTCAGATACGTCGTGTTCTGCGGAGTTTTCCGCCCGTTCGTTTGAAAAGAATGAGGAGGCGTCCAGTCGGGCAGTTGAAGAAGAGCTCGGCGCCTCATCTCTTCAACCTGCCGCTGGCGCTGACGGATCCCCGAGGTGGCAAAGTTCTCGGCGTCGCTCtaacagaaagagaggcggaaaaggaaacaaaacGGGCCTGGCGGGAGCGACACCAGGTTCTCAGTGCTCAACTTCAGGCGAGATCGCGTCCAccacttcctcttctgtcacGTCTTTGcctgttctgtctcgcgtctcctcgaccGTATCAGCCGTCGCGGTGCACTCGCACGGAGCAAAAACGGATCCCGGCTCCGACAAAGTGCCTGACTCCGTGGACGTCTCCCATTCAAAAGGTGCGAGTGCTTCGTTCACTCTAGGAAAAACTGAGGGACCGtcgcgaagaacgcgagagagaaaaggcattCGGCAACCGCCGAAGACAGGCAGTGCTGCGGAACCCAGTTCCGGTACGATGACTGCCTCATCAATGGACGGGACAGCCGGCCGCGggaggtgtacgtacactccaAGGGGTCAGTGGCTGAAGCGGGTCTGGTCGACTGGCGTTGGACTGTgtcgctttctgcttcgcctggGAGGAAACCCGCTAGTCGCGTGGGgcctcctctgctttctgctgcttcagGAACAACAGATTTACCTTCTGTATCACGGCGGCTGTGACGCGGTGGATGGTCTAAATGCAGATTTTGGAGTTTCCCGAGAGGCAAAACTTGACTGGAGGGCGGACCTTGAGCTGGAGTTTGAGAAAGGGGGGACTCAACACACCTCTGTGCTTCAGCTGCACCCCCAGAGACACCTGCCGCCGGATCTGCGCTCccagtgtatgtacatgctGATTCTGGGGGTAACTGCGACGGCTCTCCTCACGTTTGGATTCTTGAGTCATACGGTCGGCTACCTAGTCTCGACCTCTCAAAAAGAAGCAATAACAACCCCAAGTCCTTCACATGTGCAGACACGCGAGGCatcgagggaagagaagtcgGTGCAAGTCGACATACAGAAGCCCATCGAGGAAGGAGCTTCAAGGCAGGCGAAAAAAGCACTGAAGATTATGGATCATGACTCCGAAGCTGAGCAGGAAAGGGCTGAAAAACACGCCACTCCAGAGACAGCTCACCATGGAAAACGGCATACCTGTGACCGAGAGCAACAGACTGACGAACCCATGGGACTCTCTGTGGATTTCGTTGCTTCTGAGTGTACGTCCACTCTCCCAAAAAATGAGGGCCTGCTCTGCGCAAATCTCCCCGAAGGCGACGCTTTCAGAACCGACACGTGTGAGGGAGAACCTGCGCGAGAGACGTCCAGCTGTAGAGAACCGGAGACCTTCTATATCGGAGATGATGAGGGCGATCCAACATTTGTAAGCAGCGCTGGTTCGTCGGGCGATGATCTCCTTTTGCTGGCaagcgcgtcttctcgcgacCGGACGAGTCTCTTGTGGTGAGGTGGGAGAGCAACGGCGCCCTCAGAAACACGCTTCTAAACCCCCATCGAGCGTTCCTTCGtgagctcttcttctcacgaTTCATGGCTTCTGAAAACGAGCCTGCAATCAGGATGGGTGAAACGACGTGTCTGTACTTTTGCGAAGGTGTCGGTTTTTTCCGATTCTCAGTGTGCAGCGCTTACTTTAGGCACCCTAGGACCGCGGTCTCAGGCACCCCGATCAAGAATAAACATATTGCGGGTCAGCCATTCCGTCTTCTTTAAGACTGACTCACACCTCGGTTGTCACGGTGATGTGTCTCTTCGTGTTGCGCTTGGTCATTTCATGCAGTGGTTTGGTATTGCACTCCTACATGAGAGCACACGTCATGGCGTGTTAGCTCGGGACCGATCGAAGTGGGGGTAATGTCCCCTCTGACGCAGGAGTATTTACAGGCTCTTGCTGCGGAAGGTCGTAGGGCTTAACTGGTGTAGTGAAGGGGGAACATTCTGTGATCTCTCATCGCTGAAGTGAGTCGGTGGGATGCACCCGCGTGCATCAACCACCATTGGCGTCTCGCGTTGCTGTCCTCTCTTTTAGTCTGACTCATGGAAGTACGCCACTCTTTTTTCGCCATTTAGTTTCCTTCCGACTCGTGGTAAGCGGTTATATAGAGACGGCGAATGAAAGCATTGCGTTCACTGTTTTTGCTCCACAAAAGTCTGAGTCAATGCAGCGCGGCGTCAGCATCTGGTCGGGCATTGGCTTGCCGGGGAAATTGTGCTCAAAGAAAAGACATCGCAGTGCATCAAACAGACAGTTTGGGCACGGGACGTCTGCGGAAAGAGGGTCGTGACACTTTCGCTTTGGACGGCGAATACCCCCAAAAAACCTGAGATTTTTTCCAAGGTAAAAGCTTGTCGAGGCTTTGTAACCAGCTAAGCACGCGTGGCGATGGCACGCACTTCCCAGAGGCGTGCGTGCTTGGAACCGGTATTATCACACTGCTGGGTTTCTAGAAGCATAGAACCTGTATAGAATCAGTCCGGTAAAAAGGTATAAGTCGCAGCTAACCTATAGCGTATGGGGTGGATGTTGCTCGTGGAATAGCACTCCACATATAATTGTCAAGTGGATTATACTAAATTCCCAACTAAGGACTCAATGCAATGGCTTTGTTTCGAGTCATGAACTGCTGACGGTCTTCATATTTTGTTGCTCGGGACCAGTTTTTATCGGTTCGCACCGGATAGAAGTTCAGTCGGTTTTGCTCCCACCAGAATTATCATCTTCACCTGTCCCTAGCTCCTTGAAGGGACGGCGTTCTTCAAAACTCGCATCGTACGCGCCAGCTAGAATACAAGCGCTGCATGAACTCTCGTCTGGGACGATGCACCCACAGAACCGCTGTCCGTCGCTTAATGGAAAATCGTTCTGTCACGCCACCTCAGCGACCTCAAGGCTGACCGGGAGACTGTCCTGCGAGCGATATGCCACTCCGCCCATGCACACGCTTGTGTGCACTCTCTTCCACTGGTGGGAAATGAAACTTTGGAAAACCGAAATGCGCAAACGCAAGGCTTTGCCGACCAGGCGTAAACAGCGGGCATCCAGGTGTCAAACAAGTGCCGAACCCACAAGAATTTGATTGGTGTATTCTATACAGACCTCCAGCATCAGGTAAGGGACTACCCAAGTCCGTGTCGGCTTTGAAACATGTATCGAGAAGTGAGAGCCACGAACGATTTCATGCTCGGTCGGGATGAAGCAACAGTTCCTTCCTCCACTTAGTTTTGTTGAAACCCTCATCGAGGATTTGGGATGAGGGCCCGTTGTGTGGCAAGTAAATCGGGCGAAATATTCAGATACAGGCGACTTTTAAAGGTACGTTGTGCCACACCCAGAAGGGTTTTGAGTCGCGTCAGCTACGTAGCAGGCCAGCTACTCCGCAGTGCTTCCGTCTATTTGATAATGTCGGGGATCCTTGAAATGTCTCCTACCACGGAGACCGCTCTGAGAATGCACTGTGGTGCCATGGGAGGTGAGTTCCGACAGAAAGTGGGGATGACCTTCGGCAGTCCATCATGAGCTTTGTGCGGGACTAGGCGATTCACATATGACATCCCTGGTGGTCCCAGAATTGCTAAGTGCGCCAGCATCATGACTTCTCTAAGAGTTAGTGAGACTCTTTCGCGGTAGCAATACCTCAAACTAGGACGTAAGTTAGTCTCAGCGATTCGAGAAATGTTAGTGGTAGGGCTGCTGCCTCACGGATGACAGCTACTCCAGGGGCAACAGGCTTCTGGTGGTGCTGGATTAGAACAAATTACTAAACGTATTTGAAGAAGTAGGATGTTATGTTACCCCCTCGAAGCAGATAGATGTGAACTAGTCCAGACAATCGAAGAAGGTCTGGAATTTGCTACGGGGAAACTTCCTTGGGAGTCCCGCTATTTAGTTGATATCTACACCCTTGACGGTCACCACACGTGCATTTTCTCCGGTGTAGTACACCTGCCCCTTCGGCTCCGTTAGTTTTTCCTCTAGTGTTTCCTGGGAAGCGCCTTTTCATCCTCTCAGAATTTAGTCCGGCAGAAAAGCGGAACACATACATCTTCTCGTTTTAAACCCTTTCGCATTCCTGTTaagaaacagacaagcgCCCAGTACTTTGTTCTGCCCATTCACATCGAGCTTTTGGGGACAAGCCGCGCACTCGGCCCCCCCACTACGACAcggctttctttctgtgtatTGTCTAGAACCCTCATGTTTCAGTTGCAAAAATCTGAGTCTCGCGAGAAGCGACCTCCACGACAATTTCTTCTTGTGGACCCACGTCCCTTCATCTCTCAACAGCAGAATATGCTTTTCTGCATGTCTCGTCTGCTCCCAGTCACGCTCACCCACGGCCTCGCTGCTTGAGGACTCGAGAACGTCCTCAACAATGAGCTTGCAAAGCGTGTCTTGCCGGGCAGCTTGCCGTGGCACGGGCGCGGCTGAGGAACTCGACGAGCTGCGGAGTCTTTTGCACGATGTTCGGCCTTTTGACCTGCTACTTGTAAGTTAATTTTCTGGCGGGAAAAATTCCGTGCTGTTGCTTCGCTGGACCCCACCCACTGCCGAACTCTTTTCCGGTGCCGGTGTCGCTGCGTTTCTGACTGTACACCGGGAGACCGCGGCCTCTGTCTACACGCAACAGTCGCGGCAGCCAACAGGGTAGAGTCGTTGAGACCCGCCTCGTGTGTCCACTTCTCTTCTTGGCGACGGCTTTGTGTTGTCTTGCCTCGGGCTTGATGCATTGCGTGACCTAACGTTTTCGGTACTCGTAAACGACATTTGCCGGCGAGAATTGCGGGACTTGTTGAATTCAACTCCTGCGAGGCGATGTCGCAGGCCCCCAGGGTCAAGGCGGCGAACTGGTAGGTCTTTCTCCAGTTTGGAACCCCAAAGACGATCTTGGCTGCTGAAAAAGCGGTCCGTTGTGAGAATTGATTTTGTCTTCAAACCAAAGGGGGACTCTCGGGGATCCCTGTGCTCGCGGACTCTCGTTTTGAGTGCAAGAGGCCGCCGTGGCTTCTGGGGCGCTCCCCGTCTACGCTCCTCGTCTGGAAGAAGAGCCTCAAGTTCCACGACACAGCCACACCGTTGTTCGCGAGTCGCTAAAGGGTAGCGTTTCGCGTGCCTGCCGTTTCCTGCGGAAGTCGCAAAACCCgacgttttccttctctcttcctgctgccGAGTTCGTGCGGCCGCTCCCGTGGGCGACTCTCATGCAGGTCGCGTGTGGCTCGTTCGCGTCCTCGCAGCGACAAGAGACAAGATTTTCCGGCTGACTTTGAATGATTTTTCCAAgcaaaaaacgcgagagcaGGTGCAGATACCGCTCTCTGCTGAGGGACTCTCTTGTAGGGCTGTAGATACTCAGTACCCGTCCAAGAATCTGAGATTTAAGGTGAGCCCCGAGATGAAACTTGGAAAAACAGCTTCTTTGCTGTCGATCTCAGTCTGGAGCTCGAGTTTCACCTGTAACTGTGACGTCTCTTGTCACCCAAGTAAATCCAGCAGCGCTTGCCAGGTTCCTGGCAGATGTTTTCAGGACCTGTTGTGTTGCTTGCATTCGGGGTGTATGATCCAATGATTGATGAAAGGATCATGCAGGCACAAGTGCGTTCTTTTTGAGAGCTTGAACTTCCCACACTCTCAAAAAAACGCTTTAAAGAAATCTCTGATTGAAGAGAAAGTTGAGAAAGCACTCCGCGGAACACCGCCAGAGTACATGTGCTCAAAATCCAAGTTTATCGCACACTCTCGGTTTCTACAGCGATCTTGTTTTCTAAACTGTTACGGATGTCACTCGCGTTGCACGTTTCGAATTCTGCGCGGCGCAGCTTGTCATCGGAGTCGAAATCGAGAACGCAGGAGCAGAGGCCTGACGGAACGCTCTGAGTTTTCTGGACATGCCTCTTCGTATCTGAACCATGCAAGACTGGTACACTTGTTCACGAGTGGGAGTGAACTTTTTGTGCACACATTTCTCAGAAAAAGATGCATTGTTTCCCCTTGTTACCTCATTACCATTCAAATAGTCGTACCCCCGTTCGAGCGTTAGGCGCAAATCACAGCTTTATTGGGAACTCTCTGTGCCAGAGATCACAACTTTTGACTCTCGCTTCGGTCTCTCAGTACAGGCATGAAAACCGAATACGAATGTGACTGTCAAAatcgcatatatatatatatatatatacatatacaaatatatgtatacatatcaAGGATGTCCTTTCTTTGATGAGTCTGATATCCAGCTGGATTCCGTTGATATCTTTGTTTCCGACGATGTATGATCACGGAACGTCTTGTAGAttgttttctttgctttctcagGATGACACCGAAACGCCCTGTTAGTCGGGCCTGCGTTGCCGCGGCAGCGACCCCGAGGTGGTTGTGTCCACTTTTCTCAgcttttctttgcttttctgccGCGATCGGTTTTGCCGTTGAAGCTCTCGGTGAGACATGCGTACTTCCTTAATTGCCTGAAGTTCTTCACAAAAAATCGACCCCACCCTCTGTGGAAAGTCTGCTGTCTGAGGACGCAGATATCATGGCTAGACCGTGTATGGCCGTTACGAAACGCTGTTTTTCCACGTCTGCTTGAGGTGCCACGGATGCAAAAGACTTAACCCTCATTTCCCAAGAGACTAAAACCTGCGCAGTCGTGTGAATGAAGTTGTTTCATCGAGACATTTGGCTGTTCTTGAAGGGCGTGGGTCACGTGTCATTCGATCCGTGAGCTTGctcttctcgacttctgtcGGGGTTTCGTTTGTCAACAGGtgcgacgcagacggagacggcaAGTCATTCCGAGTTCACTAGTGAGTCGGGAAGTTCAACTACTCAGATGAACATACACTGGACGCCACCGCGTATTTTTGGTTCCATACAGGACACTGCACTCTGGGACTTGCACCTTTTTCGTTTGAAACACATTCGCTGTCTGTCAGCATCGCCCCGGGTTGTCCCTTCTCCAACCAGGCACGTGGAAAGGCGTCTTCACTCGTAGCCGAAAGTATCTCGGCGTGGAGTGAGGCGATAACGCTGTTCGTGGGAAGAGTTAATGCCGGGCTAAACGTCGAGCAgagcttttttcttttccttgccTCTCAGAAAATGTCGCGGCGGTGCTCAGCGACCCTCGGGGGCAAGTCCTCACTCTGGACAGCGACCTCTCAGGTCTCTCCGAGCTTCTATTTAGCTACGAATCCACCATCGCAAGGTTGTCGGGAGATTCTGCAAGTAAGTGTCTAAGTGACGCTGATTTGGAGGGGCTCGCTCTGGAGTATCTTACACCTCATGCTCTCAGGATACAGCGGAAGAAGGATGTGACTGAAGGCAAATTCCACTCCCTGTATGATGGTAGTGAACCTAGTAGTATCTGAGTAatagttttctctcgcagaaGCATGCACACGATTCACGTGAAAAGAGAAGTTGCCACCACCACATAAAAGGGCAATACTTGATTAGGGCATTTTCAGGGTTTACAGACTCGCATTCCAGAGGAGCTCTCAGAAGCGCCTCTGGTGTGTGATGCTACTTAGGTGAGACATGTTCCTTCGTCCACCAGATGATGAATATCCAGTTCGACAGGGAACACATGCTGCTCTGTGCGTAGCTCCATGGAGCCTTTCAATCAGAAACATGCAGCAGAATAACCATGTACAAAGGAGAACATAGGCGCTTTAATTCGACGTTTCACACACCCTTTCACACGCCTGTCTATTGAGCTGCACTTTGTCTTTTATATGCTACCTCCCATTCCACAGTTGCGCACGATCCATTTCCGGACTCAACCGCCCACGGAGGAAATCAAACTATGCTCGCATGTACATTTGTTAATATCTGGAACTctacagagagaaggacagcaTGGTAAAATCGAGATGGGAACTCTTTTTCGTACAGGTGTCGGGTGTCTGACCACTTCCAATCCTCTTTGTTGGAAGCCAAAATACATTTCAAGTGACTCGAGTGTCCCGATGTCACATGCGGAACACGTGAAACATTTGTTTCTGCATTTGTCCTGTGTGCCTCTCGTTGCTCGTTAGGTCCGGTTTCCCCGGAGGAGGCAAGAACGAAAATCACTGAGTTGCTCCAAAAGGGTGAGTCCTTAGTTTGATTGTTACACGGATTCGACTTTTCATTCAAGCTCAAATCTGTTTGCAGATTCCCAATTTTCTTTTTGCCACTGCTACAGGCACTAAGATATGTATATGGTCAGATATCTATGTGGCTAGTTATAAGACTTGTGAAGTACAGCCTCCGCGAGGGCGAAGGAGTGTTGACTCCTCTCGTCTCACTGGTTTCATTCAATATTTGTTTCACAGTGAAGCGTTTGTGAGCTTCAGAGGTGCTCGGAAAGTCTCACCTAAAAGAAATAATCATATAA includes:
- a CDS encoding hypothetical protein (encoded by transcript TGME49_293490~Predicted trans-membrane domain (TMHMM2.0):317-340); protein product: MGTSLHRCKVDSGQFATSDTSCSAEFSARSFEKNEEASSRAVEEELGASSLQPAAGADGSPRWQSSRRRSNRKRGGKGNKTGLAGATPGSQCSTSGEIASTTSSSVTSLPVLSRVSSTVSAVAVHSHGAKTDPGSDKVPDSVDVSHSKGASASFTLGKTEGPSRRTRERKGIRQPPKTGSAAEPSSGTMTASSMDGTAGRGRCTYTPRGQWLKRVWSTGVGLCRFLLRLGGNPLVAWGLLCFLLLQEQQIYLLYHGGCDAVDGLNADFGVSREAKLDWRADLELEFEKGGTQHTSVLQLHPQRHLPPDLRSQCMYMLILGVTATALLTFGFLSHTVGYLVSTSQKEAITTPSPSHVQTREASREEKSVQVDIQKPIEEGASRQAKKALKIMDHDSEAEQERAEKHATPETAHHGKRHTCDREQQTDEPMGLSVDFVASECTSTLPKNEGLLCANLPEGDAFRTDTCEGEPARETSSCREPETFYIGDDEGDPTFVSSAGSSGDDLLLLASASSRDRTSLLW